TAGGCATGCAGCGAATGATAGAGATACTAGCATCTTGTAGATAGTTATGAATGGTTTTTAAGTTGATGCCTACCGCAAGAGAAATAATCAACGGTTTTTTTTCTCGAATCAGATCGGCCATCTCTGTGGCCACTTCTTTTAGAATCTGTGGCTTTACGGCCAGTACTAGCACATCAGCGGCGTTGGCTACTAAACGGTTATCGGTACTGGTATGAATCTTTAGTTTTTTTAAGTGATCAAGCAATGTTACATTGGTATTGCTTGCCCAAATATTATTTGCATCGTAACCATTATTTAATAAACCTCGGATGAGGCTATTGGCCATATTGCCTGCGCCAATGAAAGCGATGTTCTTCGTACTAGAATTTTCGACTGTGTTGCTATTCAATTCGTAATCCTCATACTATTTATTTTCCTGCTTCAGGTAGCTATCAAGACGTGTTAATTCACTCAATGTTCCAACATTAAACCAGCTACCCCGATAGTGTTCACCGGTTATTTTTTTTTCATTAATGCGTTTATGGAATATATCGGATAGTGGAAAGGTCTGGGGTTTGCAGTCTTTAAAAAGATCAGGATGATAAATACCAAGGTTAGCAAAGGTAAATTTAGGGAATCCGTTCAAATCCAATAATTTATTTGGTAAAAGGTGAAAATCGCCTTTGGGATGAAAATTGGGATTATCGACTAAAATGAGATGTGCTTGAGCTGAACCAAGTTTATGTTGTGATAACTTTTCTAGTGGGTACTCTGTCCAGATATCTGCACTGATGACAAGAAAAGGATCTTCACCTAAAAAAGGCAGTGCTTGGCAAATTCCCCCGCCTGTTTCAAGCGCAGAGGGTTCAAAGGAGTATTCTAGATTTACACCATAATGATGTCCGTTCCCTAAAGCATCTATGATTTGTTTTGCGCGATAAGAAACATTAATCACAATATCTTTTAGGCCCGCGTCGGCTAGCTTTAGTAATTGATGCACAATAAAAGGTTTATTTGCAATCGGAAGTAAGGGTTTGGGTATTTCATCTGTTAAAGGCCGCATGCGCGAGCCTCGACCCGCGGCAAGTATCATGGCTTTCATGTTTTTATGTCTCGCTCAGTTTATTGTGGATATTGGGTAATAAGTGTTTTAATTCAATGAGCTCAGGGTATTTTTCACAGACCTGTTGCAAGTAGCGTAGAAGGCGGTCTGTGCTAGCAAGGTATTGGGGTTTATTATCTCGATAACAAAGGCGTGCAAAAATACCTAACACTTTTAAATGTCGTTGCACGCCTATTAAATCAAACCAGCGAATAAATTCTTCGCTAGAAAGCGAATGCTTGGGTAGTAGCATATCGCGAAAATTTAATGCCCACTTTTCAACGTGGGGTTCTGGCCAATCAATATAAGCGTCTCGTAGTAAAGAAACGGCATCATAAGTAATAGGACCATAGATCGCATCTTGAAAATCTAATATACCTACTTTTTTTTTATCGATTAATAATAAATTACGTGAATGATAATCCCGATGCACACAGACACGAGGTTGTTTAAGAGCGGAAGTAATCAATAATTGAAAAATTTTTTCAAGCGAAGCGCTAAACTGAGCTGTTATGTTCAGTTTTAGGTGCTTGCTTAAAAACCAATCGGGAAATAAGTTTAATTCAGTACGAATAAATTTTTCGTCAAATAAGCCTAAGGGTTGATGATTAGCTAGTTTTGGCTCACAAGCTTGGATTTGGGGAATAACAGCTAGAGCACGTGTGTATAAGCCATCCGCGGTTTCTGTATTTAATAGGTTTAAATACAGATCATTCCCTAGGTCACTTAATAGGATAAGCCCCTGTTCTAGATGATAGTTAAGAATTTCTGGTGCGTTGATGCCCTGGCCAGTGAAGTCTTTAGCAATTGAGATAAATGCGGTTATATCTTCTTTATCGGGAGGCGCAAACATGACAATATGGCTGTTATTATTCATCTGCACTCGAAAGTATTGGCGAAAACTTGCTTCATTGACTAAGGGTTGTAATTCGAAGTCGCGTAGTGAACACGCTGTCTCTAACCAGCTTTTTAGCGTGTTTAATTTGTTCGTAGCAGTAGGCATGAAGTTGACTCTTCTAAACCAGATTTATAGGTTTATTACACGAAGGCTGATTCTTTGTAAATAGTTAGTATATTGATGATATAGTTTACAATGGAACTGACTTGATTATCTACAAGCTTCCCCAGTAGTATATTGTTGGAAGTTTGCTTGACTCTATTTTTGCAGCGGGAAGTATTTTTCTTCGTCTAGAATAAGGTGGAATCGGATATGTTTCATGGCAGTATGGTCGCATTGTTAACGCCTATGCGTGAAAATGGAGATATTGATTATCTCTGTTTACGTCATTTGGTTGATTGGCATGTTGCACAAGGTACAGATGCTATTCTCGTGATGGGAACGACTGGCGAGCCTGCGACACTGAGCGCCGAAGAGAAAGAAAACGTTATTAAAACGGTTGTAGAACAAGTTCATGGCCGTATTCCTGTTATTGCGGGTACTGGGACAAATTCTACGCAAAGTAGTATTGACCAAACGCGAAAGGCTATGGAAATAGGGGTTCAAGCGTGTTTGCTAGTAACGCCTTACTATAATTGTCCCACTCAAGAAGGTCTTTACCAGCATTACCGTTCAATTGCTGAAAAAGTACCTATTCCACAGATTCTTTATAATATCCCAAAGCGCACGGGCGTTGATTTGTTGCCTGAAACGGTTTCTAGGCTTGCGGGTATTGCTAACATTGTGGGGATAAAAGAAGGGCGACCTGCTTGTGCCAAGGCTATTATTGAATATTGCGGTACCAATATTGATATTTATAGTGGTGATGATAATGCCGCATTAGAAATTATACGTTTGGGTGGCAAAGGGGTTGTTTCAGTATTAGCTAATTTACTGCCCAAGGCAGTGCACGAGCTTTGTGAGACCGCAAGAAATGCAGATTGGGACAAGGAGGAAGCATTAGAGCAACAACTTCGGCCTTTTTACGGGGATTTATTTGTGGAAACAAATCCCATTCCAGTTAAATGGTTAGCAGCAGAACATAAACTAATTCCAACCCCGCATCTGCGTTTACCGTTGACGACCTTATCATCGGAGCAGCAAACAAATTTAAAACCGTTGCTAAACCGCCTGACGACTTTTACTTAAATAAAGCACTATGAAGTTATCTTTTTTATTAATGTTAAGTTTTATTATTAGTTTAACTGGCTGTAGCTCGGTCAATAACTATCTCAAGACACGTAAATCTCAATATCTCTATAGCCAGGATTCAGGGCCATTGAAAAAACCAAATAGCTTAAAAATAAAGCAAACTCGGTATATAATCCCTCAGGTAAATGCAGCACAGCCCAGGCAATTGCCTAATTTGTACCCGCCTACAGATTGAGACGTGTCATCAAGGATAGTTTTTGATAAATATATTCACAGCAGTTGGATTTTTGGCAAGGCGCCGCGAAAATGGAGCAACCGGAGTGTATAAAACATACATGAGGATTGCGAATTGAGCGGGAACGCAGCAAAAAATTCAAATGTGAAGAATATACAGATTGGAGAGGTACCGAAGCGGCCATAACGGCGCCGACTCGAAATCGGATGAGGATGCAAATCCTACGTGGGTTCGAATCCCACCCTCTCCGCCAAGATTATTAAATCCCTATACCGTTGCTGTGGCTGTTTGAAATGGAATAGATGCAAGGGATGTGTATATTTGGTTATATTCCGTTTTTTTACTATCAAATAATACAATTTTATCTACTAGCATAGCACTAGCGTTTAATTTAAGTTCTTCTCGTATATTAGAGGTATGGTGGTGAACAATTCGACCTAATGTTAAATGAGGTAGGTAAGGTTTTGTTTCCGGCGAGAACCCTAAACTTCTTGCTACTTCTTCTAAGTAATAGGCCAGCTCAAAAAGCTCCGCAGTAGGAATGATATCAGCCGCAATAGCACGAGGTGCCGTGGGGGACGGGAAGAAACGAATATTATGTAATAGCAGTAAAAAAGGCTTAATTTTTTTATGGCTTTGTGTGTGCCCTCGGCAAGTGCGGCTATAAGAGAAGGTTCGGCGGGACCTAGAAAACGCAAGGTAACATGTAGATTGTCTGGGTGTACCCATCTAACACGATTTCCCCAAGGTTCATGTTTTAACTCATCAATCAGTTTAGATAAAGCGTCGCGCAGCTCTTTGTTTAGTTCAATGGCGAAAAATAAACGTAAAGGATCATGAGTGCTCAAGTGTAGCTTCCTTACTAAAGACTATGACATTTAAGACAGTACAATATTTTAATGGAAAAGGGTAGAGGTTCCTAGCCAATAAAAATTTCTATACTGCAGCTAATTACACAACCATTTATTATACCCTACTACATAATGCTTTCCTTGTCAGATATTGACGATAGGTCTTGTAAACTTAGACTTAAAAAGCGGCTATTGATTAAAATAGTATTTTTCAATGGTCAGATTGATTTTTTGCACATTTGTTTGTATTAAAATAGGTTATAATAAAAAAGTCCTTTTTAGTGTAATTAATTCCCTATGATTATCGATACCACTTTACTGTCCCGTGCACAATTTGGGTTTACGATAGGTTTTCATATCTTGTTCCCTACGCTCAATATTGGTTTAGCGCTCTTTTTGTCGATCATGGAAGGTTTGTGGTTAAAAACCGGCAAACCAGTTTATTTAAAAATTTGCCAATTCTGGACAAAGATATTTGCATTGACCTTTGGTATGGGCGTGGTTTCAGGTATTGTTTTAGCCTATGAGCTAGGAACTAACTTTGGGCCTTTTATCCATATAGCCGGAGGTGTGTTAGGTGCTTTATTTGCTTATGAAGTATTAAGCGCATTTTTTTTAGAAGCCGGCTTTTTAGGCGTTATGTTATTTGGTTGGGATAAAGTGAGTCCTAAGCTGCATTATACAGCGACTTTGTTAGTGATGCTGGGTACTACTATTTCTGCTTTTTGGATTTTAGCAGCTAATTCTTGGATGCAAACACCAGCCGGGTTCCACGTTGAAGCGGGGAAATATGTGGTAGACAATTGGTGGGCGGTTATATTTAACCCTTCAATGTTACCCAGCTTTTTTCATATGTTGATGGCCTCCTATTTGACAACGTGTTTTGCTGTTGCCGGGGTGTCAGCTTGGTATTTATTAAAGCAACAACATATTGAACTAGCGAAAACTTGTTTTTCGTTCGCGTTAGGGGCGGCCATTATTCTTGCGCCAGTACAAATTTTATTAGGTGATATGGTTGGACTAAAAGTTCAAAAATATCAACCACTTAAAACGGCAGCGATAGAAGCAAATTGGCAAACACAAAAAGGCGCACCTTTAATTTTATTTGCTATTCCTGATGTTAAGCACGCTAAAAATCTCTATGAAATTAGTATTCCAAAGCTAGCCAGTCTTATTAATACTCACCACTGGGATGGTACTTTAATCGGCTTAAAGAGTGTGCCTGCTAAAGATAGACCTGTCATAGAATCTACTTTCTGGATGTTCCGTGTCATGGTAGGGATTGGTTTATTATTTTTCTTAGTGGCCTTGATAGCCTTGTGGTTAACCATTCGCGGTCGGCTTTTCCATTATCGAAGTTTTTATCGTTTTTGTGTTGCTATAGCGCCATTAGGATTTTTGAGTACGATTGCAGGTTGGGTAACAACCGAGTCTGGGCGCCAACCTTGGATTGCCTATCATTTAATTCGTACTTCACAGGGCGCGTCTACGGTTCCTATGCACCAAGTTGTTATCTCCTTGATTTTATTGGTTACCGTCTATGGCATCGTGTTCAGTTTTTATTTGTTTTATCTCTTTAAAGTGATACGTAAAGGGCCAGCCCCTTTACCGCATGAGTCAATCACGGATGTTATTACAGAATCTCCCTTTAAATACATGGCGCCTGAGGTTAAATAGATGTTATTAATTTTGACATGGGCAGTGATCATTTCTTTCATTATTATGATGTATGTATTGCTGGATGGTTTTGATTTAGGGATAGGCATTTTATTTCCTTGGATCAAGCACGGGCAGTATCGCGACATTATGATGAGCACTGTGTTACCTGTTTGGGATGGTAATGAAACTTGGCTAGTGTTTGGTGCCGCTGCTTTATATGGGGCTTTTCCTTTAGCCTATAGTGTTTTATTGCCTACGTTATATATACCCATTATGATTTTGTTGGTGTCGTTGATCTTTCGAGGCGTAGCATTTGAATTCCGCTTTAAAGCACAACGTAGTCAATTTGTTTGGGATATTGCTTTTGCAGCCGGTTCTACCGTAGCTGCTTTTATACAAGGTGTTATTTTGGGCACCTTTGTAAAAGGCTATGGTAGCCACTTACCTCTTTCACATGCGGCATATCAATGGTTGACACCCTTTAGTGT
This is a stretch of genomic DNA from Candidatus Rickettsiella viridis. It encodes these proteins:
- a CDS encoding aminoglycoside phosphotransferase family protein, which translates into the protein MPTATNKLNTLKSWLETACSLRDFELQPLVNEASFRQYFRVQMNNNSHIVMFAPPDKEDITAFISIAKDFTGQGINAPEILNYHLEQGLILLSDLGNDLYLNLLNTETADGLYTRALAVIPQIQACEPKLANHQPLGLFDEKFIRTELNLFPDWFLSKHLKLNITAQFSASLEKIFQLLITSALKQPRVCVHRDYHSRNLLLIDKKKVGILDFQDAIYGPITYDAVSLLRDAYIDWPEPHVEKWALNFRDMLLPKHSLSSEEFIRWFDLIGVQRHLKVLGIFARLCYRDNKPQYLASTDRLLRYLQQVCEKYPELIELKHLLPNIHNKLSET
- a CDS encoding 2'-5' RNA ligase family protein, which translates into the protein MSTHDPLRLFFAIELNKELRDALSKLIDELKHEPWGNRVRWVHPDNLHVTLRFLGPAEPSLIAALAEGTHKAIKKLSLFYCYYIIFVSSRPPRHLVLLRLISFLLRSFLSWPIT
- a CDS encoding 2'-5' RNA ligase family protein, giving the protein MLLHNIRFFPSPTAPRAIAADIIPTAELFELAYYLEEVARSLGFSPETKPYLPHLTLGRIVHHHTSNIREELKLNASAMLVDKIVLFDSKKTEYNQIYTSLASIPFQTATATV
- the dapA gene encoding 4-hydroxy-tetrahydrodipicolinate synthase; protein product: MFHGSMVALLTPMRENGDIDYLCLRHLVDWHVAQGTDAILVMGTTGEPATLSAEEKENVIKTVVEQVHGRIPVIAGTGTNSTQSSIDQTRKAMEIGVQACLLVTPYYNCPTQEGLYQHYRSIAEKVPIPQILYNIPKRTGVDLLPETVSRLAGIANIVGIKEGRPACAKAIIEYCGTNIDIYSGDDNAALEIIRLGGKGVVSVLANLLPKAVHELCETARNADWDKEEALEQQLRPFYGDLFVETNPIPVKWLAAEHKLIPTPHLRLPLTTLSSEQQTNLKPLLNRLTTFT
- a CDS encoding cytochrome ubiquinol oxidase subunit I, producing the protein MIIDTTLLSRAQFGFTIGFHILFPTLNIGLALFLSIMEGLWLKTGKPVYLKICQFWTKIFALTFGMGVVSGIVLAYELGTNFGPFIHIAGGVLGALFAYEVLSAFFLEAGFLGVMLFGWDKVSPKLHYTATLLVMLGTTISAFWILAANSWMQTPAGFHVEAGKYVVDNWWAVIFNPSMLPSFFHMLMASYLTTCFAVAGVSAWYLLKQQHIELAKTCFSFALGAAIILAPVQILLGDMVGLKVQKYQPLKTAAIEANWQTQKGAPLILFAIPDVKHAKNLYEISIPKLASLINTHHWDGTLIGLKSVPAKDRPVIESTFWMFRVMVGIGLLFFLVALIALWLTIRGRLFHYRSFYRFCVAIAPLGFLSTIAGWVTTESGRQPWIAYHLIRTSQGASTVPMHQVVISLILLVTVYGIVFSFYLFYLFKVIRKGPAPLPHESITDVITESPFKYMAPEVK
- the murU gene encoding N-acetylmuramate alpha-1-phosphate uridylyltransferase MurU, which gives rise to MKAMILAAGRGSRMRPLTDEIPKPLLPIANKPFIVHQLLKLADAGLKDIVINVSYRAKQIIDALGNGHHYGVNLEYSFEPSALETGGGICQALPFLGEDPFLVISADIWTEYPLEKLSQHKLGSAQAHLILVDNPNFHPKGDFHLLPNKLLDLNGFPKFTFANLGIYHPDLFKDCKPQTFPLSDIFHKRINEKKITGEHYRGSWFNVGTLSELTRLDSYLKQENK